In Paenibacillus durus, the DNA window TTTCATTTTGAATAAAGTTCAAAATTTGATTTGGATCAGCCTTCCGCGCAAAATCGAATGGTCTGACCTGAAGCGTCGCCGTAAGCCGGTTGATAACTTCCAGCGCCTTTTGCTGCCCGAGCGCCTTCTCTAAGATTTCCTTGGCATAGTTGATGCCGCCTTGCGAAATATATTCCTGGGCCAGGCAGATTTGATGAAACTCCGATAAGATTAATTCCTTCTCGCCGCTGTCAACCTTGCGGACATTAGCGATCTCCAGCGTAAGCTGCTCAATCTCCTCGTCTCTTAAATGCTTGAAAATCTGCGCCGAAACTTCCGGTCCTAATGTAATGAGCAGGATTGCGGCCTTTTGACGGCCGCTAAGCCCCTGCTGTGCCGCCTTTACCATTCGTTCACCTCTGTTCATCTGCTAGCCAGGTGCGCAGCAGGTTTACGAACTCTTCCGGCTTTTTCTTAGCCAGGCTTTCCAGCTGCTTACGCACTTGACTCTCGTTCGTTACGCTGTCCAGGTTAATGGACGGGAATTCGGTCGGCACCTGAAGCGGAATCTCTTCCTCTTCTTCTTCCGTATTATTGCGGCGGCGTCGATAGATGATGTATCCCGCGCCAGCTCCAACCAGCAGTGCCGCTGCGGCGATCGCCCATATCATCCAGTTTGCAAAGCCGCTAGATGCTTGGGCTGCTGCTTGTGCACCAAAAGATTGAGAGTAGACCGAAACTTTTTTACTCAAATCAGCGTCAGTATAGGTAATCCCTGAATCGGCAAGGGAAGCTCTGACAATATTGACCAAAATAAGCCGAATGGCAGCCGAAGTGGCCGGATCCAAAGTTGGTTGCCCATCGGGTGGTTCAACCGCAACATTAATGGTTAAATCTTTTACAGTGTATGGACTTGCGATGATGTCTCTCGTGATTCGGTTCACTTCAAAATTTTTGGTCTCGGACGACTCCTCAGATGAAGTGTTTCCAGAATTCGCACTGCTCGGGTATCCTTGTACATCTCCAGCCCCGGTTCCCGCTACTCCACCGTCCGTACTGCCTTGTCCAGAGTACGTATTACTAATTATTTGGGAGCTGATTACGATCCCTTGCATATTTTCAGGGTCTACAGGCTCAACCCGGTTTTCCTTTCGGGTCTCTTTGTCGAAGTTCAGCTTGGAAAAAACAAGCACATCAACTTTATCGGGCCCAGTTAGCTTGCTGAGAAACGCTTTAACATCCTTTTTCACATCTTCTTCGAATTTCTTCTGAAGGAGGAAGTTTTCTTCAACCTGGCTGGAAACGCCCGCTTGTCCACCTTTTGCCGTCGGTAAAAGCTCGGTTTCATTATTCGTAATTGTAATGTTATCAATGGGCAGATTGGGCACGGCCGTCTTAACCAGATTGAAATAGCCGTCGATGTTGTCCTGAGTGGGTCTAAAGCCCGGTTTAAAGCTCAGTACCACGGATGCCGAAGCCTTCTCCTGGTCATCCTGGGTAGCAAACACGGTCTCCTTTGGCAGATTGACGAGAACCTTGGCATCCTTAATTCCCTGCATCCTGCGAAGAAGCTGCTCCACTTCCCCGTTAAGAGCGTTGTTGTACTTTACATTAAACTCATTGTCTGTCGTTCCGATCATTGATGAGCTCTGGTCAAAAATCTTATAGCCAATTGAGCCGTCCTGAACGATCCCTTGCGATCCAATATCTACTTTGGCGCGGGCTGCGTCCGCACTCGGAACGGAAATACTTTTTCCATCTGGACTTAACCTGTAGCTGATGCCCGCAGATTCCAGATAGTTTATTACTCCGGCGGCATCTGTACTGTCCAAATCCTGAAAAGCCACCTCGTACTCTGTCTTGGTAAGCTGCATCGTCGCTGCGACGATGATGATTATAATGATCAACAGCGTAGAAAAGAAAAGTATTTTCTGTCTGACGCTGAATCTATTCCAATACTGGGCAAGTTTATCCCTGTACTGGGCGAACCTTTCATTCACAGTGTCACCCCATCCGAAACTATGCTAGGATTGTTTAGATCTAATTAGATCTGAGTTCTCATAATTTCCTGGTAAGCTTCAACAGCTCTGTTTCGGACTTGGGCGGTCAATTGCAAACTCAGCAGAGCCTGCTGTGAGGAGATCATCGCTTCATCCACATTCACTTCCCCCAGGACAAACTTGTTATTCATATCTTTGGCAGTTTGCTCCTGAGCAGCCACTTGATTAAGGGCATCCTCAAGATAAGATCCGAAGCTTTTAGTAGTGTCCGAAAGACCGGCCGCAGATTGCGTCTCTGTGGTCTTCATTGCTAGTGGCTGGATGCTTTGTGCACCAATTGTCAAATTCTGTATCAAGGTTTCTCCTCCTAGAAATCAAACGCTAAAGTATACCAATCCTTACAGTCACGTTAGAAGATTTGTACTGAAAATTACTTGCCGATTTCAAGTGCTTTGGAGACCATCGCTTTGCTGGCATTGAGCATGGTAACATTCGCTTCATAGGAACGGGAGGCGGAGATCATATCCACCATCTCTTTCGTTACATCCACATTGGGCATGTATACATACCCATTCTCATCAGCATCGGGATGTGTCGGATTATATACCGGCTTTAGCGGCGAGGAATCCTCTATAATGGACTTGACACTCACGCCTTCCGTTCCGCCATTCATCTTAGAATGCAGAATATTGGAAAAACTATCGTTCTGTTTCGACTCCAGCACCACCAGTTTGCGCCGATAAGGCACCGCTTTGCCGTCGACCACCGACGCTCTTGTCGTTTCCGCATTGGCAATATTGGACGAGATTACGTCCATTCTTAGCCGTTGTGCGGTTAAGGCAGAGGCGCTGATTCCAAAACTGCTGCCGAAATTCATACCTCATTATCTCCCTTCAGTCGCCGTTCGCATCATTGAAATTTGACTGTTCAAAAGTTGAACGTAAGAACTGTACCGGAGCTGGTTCTCGGCACTTAGCGCCATTTCTCGGTCAATGTCGACATTATTGCCGTTATTGTTCATAGACGTCCTCTTGTCAGTCTGGATGACCGGTGAGGGTACATTGCCTGTCGACCCGAATTGAATATGGCGGGAATCCGTTACTTTCGCTCTAAGTGAAGATTGAAGTCCTCTTTCCTGCTCACGCAGAAAGCTCTCAAAAGAGACATCGGAGCGCTTGAAATTAGGCGTATCGACATTTGCCACGTTATTAGCCAGTGCGTTTTGTCGCATATTGGCGGCGTCAACGCCCTTTTGCAACCGCCGGAAACTAAGAGAGTTCAGCAAACCCATAATTTTCCCCCTTCCAAAGCTATCATAGTGAAAAGAATTCCACAACTCTTCTAAAAATCCTTCCTTTTCGACAACATTTGATTGAAAGATGCTCAATCTCTTACAAAAAAACCTAGAAAAACGCTCGACATTAAAAGACATAATCGAGGTTTTTTTTGCATATATTGATTCTCGTAGAATTTGTATAATATTACAATAAGAAAATAGCCCTATCTTTTAAAATGAGATAGGGCTTGAATCATTTTTTATCTACTTTTTTCCATTTAATGTCCATAATATCCTTAAACGCTCCATATATTCCTTCAAAATTACTTATTTTGGGTTTTAATTATTTTTTGACTAATACTTCTTTCCTAGAAACCTGCCATTAATGGGCAATTACAAAATATACTGGCTTAAGTCCCGATCCTGAGCGATACTTGCCAGCTTCTCACGAACGTATTCGGGTGTGATTACCATTTTCTCGAGTGTAAGCTCAGGAGCCTCGAACGAGAGGTCTTCCAGAAGCTTCTCCAAAATGGTGTGAAGACGCCGGGCTCCGATATTCTCCATATTTTGATTGACCGTCGCCGCAATTTTCGCAATTTCGTAGATGGCGTCGCTCTGAAACTCCACTTCGATATTTTCCGTAGCGAGTAAATTGGAATATTGCTTTGTCAGCGCATTTTCCGGCTCGGTGAGTATGGATACGAAATCTTCAAGGGAAAGGCTGCTCAGTTCAACGCGAATAGGAAAGCGCCCCTGGAGTTCAGGAATGAGATCGGACGGTTTGGAGACGTGAAAAGCTCCCGCTGCCACGAACAATACATAATCGGTCTTTACAGGGCCGTATTTCGTCATCACGGTTGATCCTTCAACGATCGGCAAAATATCCCTTTGCACGCCCTCGCGGGAAACATCGGGACCTCCCCCTTTGCCCTGGCTCGCCACCTTATCAATCTCGTCGATGAAAATAATGCCCGATTGCTCCGCGCGCGCGACGGATTCCTGGATAACGTCATCCATATCAATCAGCTTGTTCGCTTCATCCTGAATGAGCACTTTACGCGCCTCACGGACAGGCAGCTTACGCTTCTTGGTCCGTTTCGGCAGCAGACTTCCGAACATCTCCTGCATATTCATTCCCATCTGGTCGTTACCCTGACCGGCGAACATATCCAGCATGGTCGGTGCGGTGTCTTCGACATCGATTTCAATGATATCGTCTTCGAGCTGTCCGGCAAGCAGTTTAAACCGGATTCCCCGGCGGCTTTCATTCAAGGAAGCATCGCCTTCCGAATCATCGGCCTTTGCGTCCTCCTGGCCGCCATTCCCGCCAAACAGCATCTCAAACGGGTTGCGTTGGGCTTTATTCTTAGAGGCGGAAGGGGCAAGAATACGCACGATGCGTTCATTAGCCAGTTCTTCCGCACGGTCTTTCACTTTTTCGGTACGCTCAAGCTTGACCATTCGGATCGCGGTCTCCACCAGATCGCGAACCATGGACTCCACATCGCGTCCTACATAGCCGACTTCAGTAAATTTCGTGGCCTCCACTTTGACGAACGGAGCATTCACCAGCTTGGCAAGACGTCTGGCGATCTCGGTCTTGCCAACACCCGTAGGCCCGATCATCAAGATATTCTTTGGTACGATTTCGTCTCGAAGTTCTTCAGACAGCTGGCTGCGCCGGTAGCGGTTGCGCAAAGCG includes these proteins:
- the fliF gene encoding flagellar basal-body MS-ring/collar protein FliF, whose product is MNERFAQYRDKLAQYWNRFSVRQKILFFSTLLIIIIIIVAATMQLTKTEYEVAFQDLDSTDAAGVINYLESAGISYRLSPDGKSISVPSADAARAKVDIGSQGIVQDGSIGYKIFDQSSSMIGTTDNEFNVKYNNALNGEVEQLLRRMQGIKDAKVLVNLPKETVFATQDDQEKASASVVLSFKPGFRPTQDNIDGYFNLVKTAVPNLPIDNITITNNETELLPTAKGGQAGVSSQVEENFLLQKKFEEDVKKDVKAFLSKLTGPDKVDVLVFSKLNFDKETRKENRVEPVDPENMQGIVISSQIISNTYSGQGSTDGGVAGTGAGDVQGYPSSANSGNTSSEESSETKNFEVNRITRDIIASPYTVKDLTINVAVEPPDGQPTLDPATSAAIRLILVNIVRASLADSGITYTDADLSKKVSVYSQSFGAQAAAQASSGFANWMIWAIAAAALLVGAGAGYIIYRRRRNNTEEEEEEIPLQVPTEFPSINLDSVTNESQVRKQLESLAKKKPEEFVNLLRTWLADEQR
- the fliE gene encoding flagellar hook-basal body complex protein FliE, whose product is MIQNLTIGAQSIQPLAMKTTETQSAAGLSDTTKSFGSYLEDALNQVAAQEQTAKDMNNKFVLGEVNVDEAMISSQQALLSLQLTAQVRNRAVEAYQEIMRTQI
- the flgC gene encoding flagellar basal body rod protein FlgC: MNFGSSFGISASALTAQRLRMDVISSNIANAETTRASVVDGKAVPYRRKLVVLESKQNDSFSNILHSKMNGGTEGVSVKSIIEDSSPLKPVYNPTHPDADENGYVYMPNVDVTKEMVDMISASRSYEANVTMLNASKAMVSKALEIGK
- the hslU gene encoding ATP-dependent protease ATPase subunit HslU; protein product: MANQSLTPRQIVAELDKYIVGQKQAKKSMAVALRNRYRRSQLSEELRDEIVPKNILMIGPTGVGKTEIARRLAKLVNAPFVKVEATKFTEVGYVGRDVESMVRDLVETAIRMVKLERTEKVKDRAEELANERIVRILAPSASKNKAQRNPFEMLFGGNGGQEDAKADDSEGDASLNESRRGIRFKLLAGQLEDDIIEIDVEDTAPTMLDMFAGQGNDQMGMNMQEMFGSLLPKRTKKRKLPVREARKVLIQDEANKLIDMDDVIQESVARAEQSGIIFIDEIDKVASQGKGGGPDVSREGVQRDILPIVEGSTVMTKYGPVKTDYVLFVAAGAFHVSKPSDLIPELQGRFPIRVELSSLSLEDFVSILTEPENALTKQYSNLLATENIEVEFQSDAIYEIAKIAATVNQNMENIGARRLHTILEKLLEDLSFEAPELTLEKMVITPEYVREKLASIAQDRDLSQYIL
- the flgB gene encoding flagellar basal body rod protein FlgB; this translates as MGLLNSLSFRRLQKGVDAANMRQNALANNVANVDTPNFKRSDVSFESFLREQERGLQSSLRAKVTDSRHIQFGSTGNVPSPVIQTDKRTSMNNNGNNVDIDREMALSAENQLRYSSYVQLLNSQISMMRTATEGR